One Methanocaldococcus villosus KIN24-T80 genomic window carries:
- the leuC gene encoding isopropylmalate/citramalate isomerase large subunit, whose protein sequence is MGMTIVEKILARASGKKEVSPGDIVMAKIDRAMVHDITGPLTVNVLREHNIEKVWDNERIVILFDHQVPADSIKAAENHKLMRNFVKKHNIKYFYDIREGVCHQVLPEKGFVAPGEVIVGADSHTCTHGAFGAFATGIGSTDMAHVFATGELWFKVPETIYFNINGELKEFVTSKDVILYIIGEMGVDGAVYKACQFGGETVRNMSIASRMTMTNMAIEMGGKTGIIEPDEKTINYVKEAMKKHGTEREFKVVKADEDAEYEEIIDIEADKIEPVVACPHNVDNVKPVREVAGKEIDQVFIGSCTNGRFEDLKMAADFIDKHGGIADNVRVIVTPASREEFLKALKAGVIEKFLKHGCVVTNPSCSACMGSLYGVLADYEVCVSTSNRNFRGRQGSLKAEIYLASPITAAACAVKGEIVDPRDL, encoded by the coding sequence ATGGGTATGACAATTGTTGAAAAAATACTAGCAAGGGCTTCAGGTAAAAAAGAGGTTTCTCCTGGAGATATTGTTATGGCTAAAATTGATAGAGCAATGGTTCATGATATTACTGGGCCATTAACAGTAAATGTTCTTAGGGAGCATAATATAGAAAAAGTTTGGGATAATGAAAGGATTGTTATTCTTTTTGACCATCAAGTTCCTGCAGATAGTATAAAAGCTGCTGAGAATCATAAACTAATGAGAAATTTTGTTAAAAAACATAATATAAAATATTTCTATGATATAAGAGAAGGAGTTTGTCATCAAGTTTTACCAGAAAAAGGTTTTGTAGCTCCTGGAGAGGTCATAGTAGGGGCAGATTCTCACACATGCACACACGGAGCCTTTGGAGCTTTTGCTACAGGTATTGGAAGTACAGACATGGCTCATGTTTTTGCTACAGGAGAACTATGGTTTAAAGTTCCTGAAACAATATACTTTAACATTAATGGAGAGTTGAAAGAGTTTGTAACCTCTAAGGATGTAATTTTATATATAATAGGTGAGATGGGAGTAGATGGAGCTGTTTATAAGGCCTGTCAGTTTGGAGGAGAAACTGTAAGGAATATGTCTATAGCTTCAAGAATGACAATGACTAACATGGCTATAGAGATGGGTGGTAAGACAGGAATTATAGAGCCTGATGAAAAAACTATAAACTATGTTAAAGAGGCCATGAAAAAACATGGTACTGAAAGAGAATTTAAAGTAGTGAAAGCTGATGAAGATGCTGAATATGAAGAGATAATTGACATAGAAGCTGATAAAATAGAACCTGTTGTAGCTTGCCCACATAATGTAGATAATGTAAAACCTGTAAGAGAAGTTGCTGGAAAAGAGATAGATCAGGTCTTTATAGGATCATGTACAAATGGTAGATTTGAAGACCTAAAAATGGCTGCTGATTTTATAGATAAACATGGAGGAATAGCAGATAATGTTAGAGTTATTGTAACTCCTGCATCAAGAGAAGAGTTTTTAAAAGCTTTAAAAGCTGGAGTAATAGAAAAGTTTTTAAAGCATGGATGTGTTGTAACAAACCCTTCATGTTCTGCTTGTATGGGCTCACTTTATGGAGTTCTTGCTGATTATGAAGTGTGTGTCTCAACATCTAATAGGAATTTTAGAGGTAGGCAAGGATCATTAAAAGCTGAAATTTATTTAGCATCCCCAATAACAGCAGCAGCATGTGCAGTAAAAGGAGAAATAGTAGACCCAAGAGATTTATAA
- a CDS encoding formate dehydrogenase accessory sulfurtransferase FdhD → MITKIKIINSNLNKEEDIIAIEEEYELFINNKFIGTFSISPSHIKEFAIGHAISEGYVNEIDKVLVDNEKILVFGSKKIRDLCIKKPNIDVIKRVINYNLELKYWKLTGCFHWASIFNNNGKFITLIEDISRSCAVDKVIGYAYLNNYNNIILKFSGRIFKSIVKKAANSGIKVIISKSPATDKAIKLAKERDITLIGFAREGRFNIYNL, encoded by the coding sequence ATGATAACAAAAATTAAAATAATAAATAGCAATTTAAATAAAGAAGAGGATATTATTGCTATTGAAGAGGAGTATGAGCTTTTTATTAATAATAAATTTATAGGCACATTCTCAATATCCCCTTCTCATATAAAAGAATTTGCTATAGGGCATGCTATAAGTGAGGGTTATGTTAATGAGATAGATAAAGTTTTAGTTGATAATGAAAAAATATTAGTTTTTGGTAGCAAAAAGATTAGAGATTTGTGTATTAAAAAACCTAACATAGATGTTATAAAAAGGGTTATAAATTATAATTTAGAGTTAAAATATTGGAAATTAACAGGATGTTTTCATTGGGCAAGTATTTTTAACAATAATGGAAAGTTTATAACACTCATAGAAGATATAAGTAGGTCATGTGCTGTAGATAAAGTTATAGGTTATGCTTATTTAAATAACTATAACAATATTATCCTTAAATTTAGTGGCAGGATTTTTAAAAGTATTGTCAAGAAAGCAGCAAACTCAGGGATAAAAGTGATAATATCAAAGTCTCCTGCTACAGATAAAGCTATTAAATTAGCTAAAGAGAGAGATATAACATTAATAGGATTTGCAAGGGAAGGGAGGTTTAATATTTATAACCTATAA
- a CDS encoding NAD(P)/FAD-dependent oxidoreductase: MEYDVVVIGGGIIGNITAKEIKGDVLIVEEHQSIGFPLQCAGIISKKCYESLEKPKGVVNKVRGAYIHTIKNTLKIESEKDMAYVMERKVMDKDIAIKAAKKCDILLKSYAEVEENKVIIKHGGEVIEIQPEVIVSAEGVRARTGMKLGLLKGREVLSACQFEMVNVKNIDDDFVHIFLDKRYSENFFVWIIPLEEDRVRVGLLDKGGGYNKLLKFINNKSEMFKNTSIVEFSVGALPIGYLKKTVKDNILLVGDSACHVKPLSGGGIYYGSLGGRIAGRVINEYLNGSGDLRRYDKEWRKEFGEELKTSLMIRKLFLKMGNETIDEIIKRIKDSDLVDYINKYGDMEKQSIIALKVLKSLGLSLGLKLIKEIL; this comes from the coding sequence ATGGAATATGATGTTGTTGTTATTGGTGGAGGTATTATAGGAAATATAACAGCTAAGGAAATTAAAGGAGATGTATTAATTGTTGAAGAGCATCAGAGTATTGGCTTTCCTTTACAGTGTGCAGGGATTATTAGTAAGAAGTGTTATGAATCTTTAGAAAAACCTAAAGGAGTTGTTAATAAAGTTAGAGGAGCATATATACATACAATTAAAAATACTTTAAAAATTGAAAGTGAAAAAGATATGGCTTATGTAATGGAAAGAAAAGTTATGGATAAAGATATTGCTATAAAAGCTGCTAAAAAGTGTGATATTCTTTTAAAATCTTATGCTGAAGTGGAGGAAAATAAGGTTATTATAAAACATGGGGGAGAAGTTATAGAAATTCAACCTGAAGTTATTGTCTCTGCTGAAGGTGTAAGAGCTAGGACAGGAATGAAGTTAGGGTTATTAAAAGGTAGAGAGGTGCTATCTGCATGCCAATTTGAGATGGTTAATGTTAAAAATATTGATGATGATTTTGTCCATATTTTTTTAGATAAAAGATATTCTGAAAATTTTTTTGTTTGGATAATACCATTAGAGGAGGATAGGGTTAGGGTGGGATTATTAGATAAAGGTGGAGGATATAATAAATTATTAAAATTTATAAATAATAAAAGTGAGATGTTCAAAAACACTTCTATTGTAGAATTTTCTGTTGGAGCATTACCTATTGGGTATTTAAAAAAGACTGTTAAGGATAACATATTATTGGTAGGAGATTCTGCCTGTCATGTAAAACCATTGAGTGGTGGGGGGATATATTATGGTTCTTTAGGTGGAAGAATTGCAGGTAGGGTAATAAATGAGTATTTAAATGGTAGTGGAGATTTAAGAAGGTATGATAAAGAATGGAGAAAGGAATTTGGAGAGGAGTTAAAAACATCATTAATGATTAGAAAACTATTTTTAAAAATGGGTAATGAGACAATAGATGAGATAATAAAGAGAATAAAAGATAGTGATCTTGTTGATTATATAAACAAATATGGGGATATGGAAAAACAGAGTATAATTGCTTTAAAAGTTTTAAAGTCTTTAGGTTTAAGTTTGGGTTTAAAGCTTATAAAAGAGATTTTATAA
- the trmY gene encoding tRNA (pseudouridine(54)-N(1))-methyltransferase TrmY, translating into MREFIFKANKTITSSNINLKDLPGSCGRLDLVCRCVSDSLFLSHDIRRDVIFYSILYGPPNPPIAIKFVGNELKKVSPDERNIAIFIKKAIKKFEELSEEEKKYWNESTPGIYVRRIDFKDLVLEKINEGKNIYYLHKNGKDVYEVKIKNPVFILGDHIGLTKEDEEFLEDKAIKISLSPLELHANHCIVIIHNILDRLEYGI; encoded by the coding sequence ATGAGAGAATTTATTTTTAAGGCAAATAAAACAATAACCTCCTCAAACATAAATTTAAAAGACTTGCCTGGGAGTTGTGGGAGGTTAGATTTAGTTTGTAGATGTGTAAGTGATTCTCTCTTTCTCTCACATGATATAAGAAGGGATGTTATTTTCTATTCTATCTTATATGGTCCTCCAAATCCACCAATAGCTATAAAGTTTGTTGGAAATGAATTAAAAAAAGTTTCCCCAGATGAGAGGAATATAGCTATATTTATAAAAAAGGCTATAAAAAAATTTGAAGAGTTATCTGAAGAGGAGAAAAAATATTGGAATGAATCAACCCCTGGAATTTATGTAAGGAGAATTGATTTTAAAGATTTAGTATTAGAGAAGATTAATGAAGGAAAAAATATTTATTATTTACATAAAAATGGAAAAGATGTTTATGAGGTTAAGATAAAAAATCCTGTTTTTATTTTAGGAGATCACATTGGATTAACTAAAGAGGATGAAGAATTTTTAGAAGATAAGGCTATTAAAATTTCACTATCTCCTTTAGAATTACATGCCAATCACTGTATTGTTATAATACATAATATTTTAGATAGGTTAGAGTATGGAATATGA
- a CDS encoding PhoU domain-containing protein yields the protein MLRGKSATLAGIIKVIIEEEPETQDEIAEKLGISRRYVAKLLKPLIDEGVVKHPYVVDLKKLHKINLDFDEFYVMKNIIEILENMERVLLNELDSVYKALKENNKKIAEEVILKDYALNKMEEEVKMLLKISSIKYLPESYANAFIIIASNLERLGDYLANIAEEIVNGLKLDETIEDEVEKIFNILREMLKEAFEVVKTKKKETKIYRLEEELHRRLDKLLDLVLKNKKDDINFYIQFGMFLKDIERFGDRCVNIVDTALEAYHNIPKSSIPERLRRCRA from the coding sequence ATGTTAAGAGGAAAATCAGCAACATTAGCTGGGATAATAAAAGTAATTATTGAAGAAGAACCAGAAACACAAGATGAGATTGCTGAAAAATTGGGAATAAGTAGGAGATATGTAGCAAAGCTTTTAAAACCATTAATAGATGAAGGGGTTGTAAAGCATCCATATGTTGTAGATTTAAAAAAACTACATAAAATAAATTTAGATTTTGATGAATTTTATGTTATGAAAAATATTATTGAGATTTTAGAAAACATGGAGAGAGTTTTATTAAATGAGTTAGATTCTGTTTATAAGGCTTTAAAAGAGAATAATAAAAAAATAGCTGAAGAGGTTATATTGAAAGATTATGCTTTAAATAAGATGGAAGAAGAAGTAAAAATGTTATTAAAGATTAGTTCTATTAAATACTTGCCAGAATCTTATGCTAATGCTTTCATTATTATAGCCTCTAATTTAGAGAGATTAGGTGATTATCTAGCTAACATAGCTGAAGAAATTGTTAATGGCCTAAAATTAGATGAGACTATAGAGGATGAAGTGGAAAAAATATTTAATATATTAAGGGAGATGCTAAAAGAAGCTTTTGAGGTAGTTAAAACTAAAAAGAAAGAAACAAAAATATACAGACTAGAAGAAGAATTACATAGAAGATTAGATAAACTATTAGATCTTGTTTTAAAAAACAAAAAAGATGATATAAACTTTTACATTCAGTTTGGAATGTTTTTAAAGGATATAGAAAGATTTGGGGATAGGTGTGTTAATATAGTTGATACAGCTTTGGAAGCATATCATAACATCCCAAAAAGTTCAATACCTGAAAGATTAAGGAGATGTAGAGCATGA
- a CDS encoding nucleotidyltransferase domain-containing protein gives MSMKIRTFIETVEGMYFAVVSYVHPKDRIIAFLRYVPYEYVDIPVDKSNIREINGKKYVKMADSDLAYKFLREKFSEYLFYDEVNDILIHAVPNDRIKNILKPEDRLKEILENSRNALEEKCRKLAIILEDYGVNLNKAGVTGSLLLKLNNPNSDIDFVVYGEEFNKARMALKEAIEDGKIEALTLEFWKKAYEKRIKDNSLTFEEFIFHEKRKYNRGVIDGTMFDLLFVRDRVDEKYGEKRYKGLGYISIEGKVLDDKLIFDSPAVYKIECYNDKEIKELCSFTHTYAGQCFKGEEFIARGKLEEVITKKGNYKRVVVGTKREAYNEYIKVKRCLQ, from the coding sequence TTGAGTATGAAAATAAGAACTTTTATAGAAACTGTTGAAGGAATGTACTTTGCAGTTGTTAGCTATGTCCATCCAAAAGATAGGATAATAGCATTCTTGAGGTATGTTCCTTATGAATATGTAGATATTCCTGTTGATAAGAGTAATATAAGAGAAATTAATGGAAAAAAATATGTAAAAATGGCAGACAGTGATTTAGCTTATAAATTTTTAAGGGAGAAATTTAGTGAATACTTATTTTATGATGAAGTAAATGATATCCTTATCCATGCTGTTCCAAATGATAGGATAAAAAATATTTTAAAACCAGAAGATAGATTAAAAGAGATTTTAGAAAATAGTAGGAATGCTTTAGAGGAGAAGTGTAGAAAGTTAGCAATAATTTTAGAGGATTATGGTGTTAATTTAAATAAAGCTGGAGTTACAGGGTCTCTTTTATTAAAACTAAATAATCCTAACTCTGACATAGATTTTGTTGTTTATGGGGAAGAATTTAATAAGGCAAGAATGGCTTTAAAAGAGGCCATAGAAGATGGAAAAATAGAAGCTCTAACATTAGAATTTTGGAAAAAAGCTTATGAGAAAAGAATAAAAGATAATAGTTTAACCTTTGAAGAGTTTATTTTCCATGAAAAAAGGAAATACAATAGAGGGGTTATAGATGGAACAATGTTTGATTTGTTATTTGTTAGAGATAGAGTTGATGAAAAATATGGAGAAAAGAGGTATAAAGGATTAGGATACATTTCTATAGAAGGAAAGGTTTTAGATGATAAATTAATCTTTGACAGCCCTGCTGTTTATAAAATTGAATGTTATAATGATAAAGAAATTAAAGAACTCTGTTCTTTCACACACACTTATGCAGGACAGTGTTTTAAAGGAGAAGAATTTATAGCAAGAGGAAAATTGGAAGAAGTAATAACTAAGAAAGGAAATTATAAAAGAGTTGTTGTAGGAACAAAAAGAGAGGCTTACAATGAATATATAAAGGTGAAAAGATGCCTACAGTAA